The DNA segment CGGTCGCGACCACTGCTTCTCCGGCTGCCGCGCAGGTCGCCGGGATCGCCACCAGCAGCACCGAAGGCGTGTTCTTCCGCGCCGCCGCGCGCACCGCCGCCTATCAGCAGATCCAGACGCAATATGCGGCGCAGATCCAGCAGATCGGCACCGTGCGGACCGAGATCCAGACGCTGGTGAAGAGCCTCGACACGAACAACGACAACCAGCTTTCGGATGCCGAGCGGCGTGCGAAGCCCGCGGTGGTGACGCAGATCCAGCAGAAGGAGCAGCAGATCAATACGCTCGCCGCTCCGATCTCGCTGGCGCAGGCCTATGCGCTCGACCAGATCGCGCGTGAATATGATGCGGCGCGCCAGCAGGTGGTGACGGCGAAGCGCATTCAGCTGCTGCTGTCGCCCGATGCGATCCAGTGGGGCCCGCCGACGGTGGATGTGACCGACGACATCCTGGCCGCGCTCAACACC comes from the Qipengyuania sediminis genome and includes:
- a CDS encoding OmpH family outer membrane protein; the encoded protein is MTKLALLLAAAAAVATTASPAAAQVAGIATSSTEGVFFRAAARTAAYQQIQTQYAAQIQQIGTVRTEIQTLVKSLDTNNDNQLSDAERRAKPAVVTQIQQKEQQINTLAAPISLAQAYALDQIAREYDAARQQVVTAKRIQLLLSPDAIQWGPPTVDVTDDILAALNTRRPTVPIAVPAGWQPSQQIAQLHQTIQQISLAAAQQQAAQAQAAPAATTPAQPASQPPRPAGR